A window from Populus trichocarpa isolate Nisqually-1 chromosome 3, P.trichocarpa_v4.1, whole genome shotgun sequence encodes these proteins:
- the LOC7465532 gene encoding MYB-like transcription factor ODO1 yields the protein MGRQPCCDKLGVKKGPWTAEEDKKLINFILTNGQCCWRAVPKLAGLRRCGKSCRLRWTNYLRPDLKRGLLTEAEEQLVIDLHARLGNRWSKIAARLPGRTDNEIKNHWNTHIKKKLLKRGIDPVTHEPLHKEAKPEESSSSPADLLPESSNNNDMQEKDGIVINSDDNSRSPTENSCSTEDSLLLDSICNDEMLLNSLWMDEPPLVDASWNKIIPLAAENTNNDMGYPSWEDNYTGLSDCQDFGVHDFGFDCFDTIELSALNILEMELNR from the exons ATGGGAAGGCAACCTTGCTGTGACAAACTCGGGGTCAAGAAAGGTCCTTGGACAGCTGAAGAGGATAAAAAACTCATTAACTTCATTCTCACCAATGGCCAATGTTGTTGGAGGGCTGTCCCTAAGCTCGCAGGACTCCGACGATGCGGCAAGAGTTGCCGGCTTCGTTGGACTAATTATCTTCGCCCTGACTTGAAGAGAGGGCTTCTTACAGAAGCAGAAGAACAGCTGGTTATTGATCTCCATGCTCGTCTTGGCAATAG GTGGTCCAAGATTGCTGCTAGATTGCCAGGAAGGACAGACAATGAGATTAAGAACCACTGGAACACTCATATAAAGAAGAAGCTTCTGAAGAGGGGAATCGATCCTGTTACACATGAACCCTTACACAAAGAAGCCAAGCCTGAGGAAAGCTCATCATCTCCTGCTGATCTTTTGCCAGAATCCAGTAACAACAATGATATGCAAGAAAAGGATGGCATCGTTATTAACTCGGATGATAATTCAAGATCACCGACTGAAAATTCTTGTAGTACCGAGGATTCGCTCTTGTTAGATAGTATTTGCAATGATGAAATGTTACTGAATAGCTTGTGGATGGATGAGCCTCCGCTAGTTGATGCATCATGGAACAAAATTATTCCTCTGGCCGCAGAAAATACTAACAATGACATGGGTTATCCATCATGGGAGGATAACTACACAGGGTTATCGGATTGTCAAGATTTTGGCGTTCACGATTTCGGATTCGATTGTTTCGACACCATTGAATTAAGCGCACTTAACATATTAGAGATGGAACTCAATCGCTAG